The genomic DNA aggatGGTTCCTCCACAAAGAGAACCAGTCcaataaagttctaaaaaatagAAGCTTGATGTCAGGCATGGAACGCTCGCTATCTTCAAAGCACCTACTATTTCcctccttccaaatacaccacaacAAACAATGAGGAACAACCATCCATATATCTCCATTACGATGGTGACCAAAACGACCTTGCCAGCAAGCTAATAGCCCAACGACAAACATTGGCATAACCcaataaactccaaataaaccaaatacCATATCCCACAACTCCAAAGCAACCGggcaatgaaggaaaagatggtcaaaaaattcacaattagatttgcacatataacaccaatccaaaatgcatacctttcttttccttaaattgTCAATTGTTAGACATTTCCCCAAGGTAGcggtccaaacaaagaaagccactctagagggaatcttctgcttccaaatgcttttccaagggaaaaacTGCTCACTATGGCCAACTAGGAGATGATAGTAAGCACTAACCGTGAACCCCTTACTCTTACAAGGCAGCCAACATCTCTTATCCTCACCGAACCCCCTTACAGGAGTGCAATAAATGGTGTTGATGAAGCTCCGGAAAGCGTCTTGTCTGATTTTGGATACCTAAATGTGTTTTCTCTTGTTCGTCACTTAATGTGTATATCATATCGTTAGTTTGGCCTCCTATGCATGGGGATAAACTGCTTAGCCTATCAGGGGTGAAAGCCCCTGGATTACTTAGTAATTGGTTCTGGCGGGTGGGGTCAGTTGCCCATAAAAGTTTAATTAACAGTGAGGATTGTTTTACATTATGCTCTGCGCAACTAATTTGAGTGAAGTTATCCTatgtcaaccaaaaaaaaaagttagttctTAGATGTAATAGTTGTGGCAAGTGGATATTTTCCTTTATGCCACGTGTATGATAAAAAGCCCTCACTGcactataaatatattaaaattattaagagAATTTTTTTCTAGATGAAACTCTGTTACCAAAGTTTCAACGAGGTTGAAAACACTacttcaaataaaaattcactACCAAtagtttcaagaaatttaaaataagtttcactatttttaaaaaagtattttaatcatctacatatttttttgttttattaataaaagctGGTCTTATGCATCGTGCTTGCACTAAGCATTAGTGTGTCATATTAAAATAGTTTGCTTTAATTGAACTCTATTACAAAAATCAATTTCTTATACTTTCGTGATTTGGTCGTACCCAGTGCACAAAGCTACCACTTTTGCGAGGTTTGGGAAAGGTCATGGTAGGCAGCCTTAACCCCAATTTATTAGAAAAGTTGATTATCGGACTTGAACCTGTGATTTGTCGCTTTTGGTGGAAGGCGCTGGCATCACCTCTATACTTTCATCATTTGACTACAttaaaattctttctttttcgaCTTGCTGTATTTGTCTTGGAATTTTCTCttactccatttttttttttatgttcattcTTTAAAAGATGGTTTCTCAACTTTTTTGAATGCTGAAATAGCAATATATTAGTCCTGGGTTGGAAAAAGTAACACTTTTCGGcataataaaaacttttatcatGAAGAAATTAAGCACCTTGTTTTTAAGAATATGACTTTCAGAATCAGATGTGGCATTTCTGGCTGTATTGTGGATTTTATGCTGTTTTAATTGTGAAGGGGAGAGGGGACCATCTAACATTTATGATTTGGTTATGCACACACCCTATGGTCATGAAAAAGTATCATTGATGAATGTAAAGATAATTTATAATATCATTACATTTTCATTAATTGCATATGGTTTATCCTTTAATATCAGTTTATCTTTCTTAGGGTGGATCCAATTTTTGTCACACACCTCTGGGAAAAAAAGATTCAATTTTTGTCCTCTGTACTCACATGTTTTTTTAGATGAATCCTATGTACTTACATTTCCATCTAAGACATGAGGGTAAGGGGTAAGGGAAGGGTATTCGGGTTTAGTTGTTAGATGCCTACTTTTGATGCTCTTTTTTGTCTTCCACTGTCTGAAGCATGTCTGTTTGCATGTAGATGTATAAAAGGTGAACCAGCTATTGAGGAATACTATGAGATGTACGCAGATGCTGAGAAATATGACAGTGCGATATCTGAAAAAGTAATGCAGTTACCTGCTGCCCAACAATGTCTTACACCTGGAAGAGTGGTAGTTGTGAAATCAACATCGGTTAGTTCCTATTTATACTGTATCCTGGTGTTCCAATACTTATATAATCGAGACTCCATTAAATTTACTaccttataatttctttattctttttgttctttgtttttcttttgggggAGGGGTTCTGGACTGTGAAGTGTTGGTATTTTTTGCTGGCCTGCATACAATTATGTATTCATACACCTGTTTTACTTAGTAAATTTCTTGATTGCTGATATTTAATCTAACCATTCATCATCTTCCAGGACCAGGAACTAATTTGGACCAGAACTGATACTATCTTGTGATATGGGTTGGTTTTGATTGGTGtatgataacaaaaaaatactttttgaacAAAGTGTgactaaaattatacatacatttaagagaaaaaatgcatgaataaCAACTAGGattagacttaaaaaaaaaaaaaaaaaaagaggattttCCTAGAGTCAtaaatttctcttttaattcATACCTGAGGAAGAAAATCAAGTTGACATCTTTAACCTGTAGTTTGATGAGGTGGCACTTCATATGTTTATATAGCTGACTGGTTCTGCAGTGATGACATTAACTCCCTTGACCATACGTTTAGTGGAATATGCTGTTAGATTCATAATAACTGCATTTATATTATCCTCATTGaactatattattaaaattccTTCATTTAGCTGTTTGGATATATGTAATTATGGGGGCTAAACCTAAATCATTCACAATTGGCAGGCCCAGGACCACTTGCTTGGAGTCGTTGTGAAAGCAATTTCTGCTAGTAACAAACAATACATTGTTTTAGTGCTGAAACCTAATTTACCAGTAACAGCACAAAGTCCCCTGGCTAGCATTAATTCACAAGATAAAAGAAATGCAGATTTCCCAGGAGGTTATTATATGGCACCAAAAGCAAAACGTGCCCTTGAGGAAGACTATTGTTCTTCTGTCACTTCTCGCAAAGGATCTGGGGTTATCAACATAAAATTACCTCACTGTGGTGCTGCTGCTGGGGTGAGTTATGAGGTTCGAGGAATTGATGTTACAGGGTTTTTATGCATATGCAATTGCAAAATAAGAATTGACCAAGTTCGACTTCTTGAAGATGGTAGTAGTGTTGCTTACTCCAAGACAGTTCAACAGCTATTGGAACTGAAATCTGATGGAAATAAGTACCCTCCAGCCCTAGATCCAAAGAAAGGTATGACCATGTCTCAACTAACTTAAAATATCAGTTTTGGGGAAAAGTAACCTTTTGACTTGTGCATTCACTCTATATTGAATATGAAGCAAATCGTGTGTAAAATTTGATAGTAGCGTACATGTAAACACTTGGTGATTCTGTTTCAGATCTAAAGTTGAAAGACGTGAATCTTGTGGAAGCTTACAACAAGTGGACTGACCTGTTGGAAAAGATGTCAAAGAATAAGTGCCATGGGTGTATAAAATTGGAAGAACACATTAAACTAGCAAAAGAGATAAAGAGACACAAAGAGGAAGTTAATGctctaaaatttgaaatgtcAGATGAAGCACTTCAGCAGATGCCAGACTTTCAGGGTCGAGTATGTTCTCATGACATTCACCTCTTTTAATTGTTCAACTTTGTGGCAGTTTGATAATCTGAAGTAAATTGTGTCAATACTCAATCACAAAACATTCCGCTGAACATTTTATGTTGTGCATTTGCAGATAGACGTTCTGAAGGATATTGGATGTATAGATGCTGACCTTGTAGTTCAAATAAAAGGCCGTGTTGCTTGTGAGATGAACTCAGGGGAGGAGTTGATTTGCACAGAGTGTTTATTtgagaatcagctagatgatCTGGAACCAGAAGAAGCGGTGGCATTAATGTCAGCCTTTGTGTTTCAGCAGAAGAATACTTCTGAACCTTCTCTTACTCGCAAGCTGTCTCAGGCCAAAAAGAGGTTAGTTCCCCCTTCTTTTTGCCCATCATCTTTCTCCTTGTATCTTAAAGATCTGATAATTAGATTTCTTGCTGTACTTGGTAGATTGCTCCCCATTATAGTATGCTGTGGATGTATAGGGTTGGAGGATAGATCAGTAGCTTTGCCTCTACTAGGAGATCATTGTGGGGGGTTTTGTATAATTTTCTTTGGTGATAGCCATGAATttgcaaattttgaatttatccTGGCAAGTGGTATGTATGGGAGAAGTTATGTGCTTATAAAGATCTGGCTTTTTGAGTTCTCATATTGAACAATTTTGCCCATGGAACTATTCTCTTTAGTGAGGTTATGTGCTTTGGCAGGTGTCATGAAATTCCTAGATGGTAGTCTTGAAAATTGAGTACTGATATGATGGACATTGAGGTTTTGCATTTCCCCCACTTTCTTCCTGGTCCCCCACCcccacaaaataaataaataataaaaaaaatatttatataatcattgtattttgctattttctttccAGATTATATGACACAGCAATAAGACTTGGGGAGCTTCAAGCCCAGTTCAATGTACAGATTAACCCTGAAGAGTATGCCAGAGACAATCTAAAGTTTGGTCTTGTTGAAGTGGTTTATGAATGGGCAAAGGTTGTCTTTTAGAGCACTTAAATTAGATTTATCCCTTGTTTTTGCAGTGGCTCACCGTCTCatgctgctttttttttttcccttctcctGGCAGGGCACTCCATTTGCAGATATCTGTGAACTTACAGATGTTCCTGAAGGCCTGATAGTGCGCACCATTGTAAGACTGGATGAGACATGTCGTGAATTTAAAAATGCTGCAGCTATTATGGGTAATTCAGCACTCTACAAGAAAATGGAAATTGCTTCCAATGCAATAAAGCGAGACATTGTTTTCGCAGCTAGCTTGTACATCACTGGAGTGTAACCATATCATAAATATGGAAATATGGAAGGGGATCTGGAGAAGCAAAGTATGGTGCTCTTACATGTGCATTAATCAATGACCTGCTCAATGTGCTCAAATTCAGCAGATTTTGTTGATCTTTCAACCATGTTAGTTTCTGATATGGATAGTGCTATagattacctatcaaaaaagtGTTAAGAGATCTATTAGAGCAACAGTCACTCATTCTGTACTTTTAGTTCAGAATGCTTACTTCATCTTAAAATTTCTGCcgcttattagttattacaatCTTGTTAAGAGCATTCATGTCAATGTACAGTACTCCCATTTGTGTCCTATAGGTATATTTTGTTagtaatttgtttatttgtttattttgctgacTTTGTTAGCTAATTTAGTTGTTGCAAAATTGACCCAACCTGTTAATCCAGTGTACTGGATAGCTGATTGTTGTTCATACTTCGTGGTATAAAACTGaacatttgattcttttttatttatttatttataagtaagGCAACCTGGTCTCCTAAATAAAGGAAAGCAGATTATAAAACTGAACATTTGATTCTATCtgttaaataataattttcattattaaataaCGTGGGCCATGTTCTTAAACATAACTTCTCAAAGATTGTATTGGTTGTTGGTACTGCAGTACTGCTAGAATAAACAATTTAATGGGCTGTTTGGATTGGCGATTCCATAACTCAATTCTTAGTTTTCATAACTTAAAAATGGTGGAACTCATAGCAAAAAAGTTGTTTGACAAACGATAACTCCATtttcataactctgtttccatcactcaattctcgaATTTTTGAGTTacgagttatggaaactgaaaaacacattttggctatttttagtttcataattcataactcaatggtaatattgtaattaaacacatatAGGGGACCTACAATCACAACTTTTGActaccttttgacttttttttcttatcctGGGTTGGCTattcagttctttttttttttcttcattggtTCAATctattctagtttttttttttttttttttttttttttcactggttcGGTCTtcagttctaattttttttttttttttttgtttttttagctTCTGTGAGTTTGggtattgaaaacaaaaacaaaaaagaaaaagaaaaagaaaaagctacaTCGGCTGACAGGTATGGACCCACAAatagtatgaaaaatattgaatgatAGAAATTGGGTGATGATGCCAAATGGGTGTGAAaaattaagtgatgagtgatgaaaatcaagtgatgaaatttctttttgataagtaataagacttttattgaaaaaaaattgaacatcgTGCTCACGATGGTGAACACTTTGaacaaagaaacaaatacaagaagatcaagagttaaaagaaatagaaactaaaaaatcagCTACAGTAGTATAATTCGTACACCCCCAAATACGAGCCCAAAGAAA from Quercus lobata isolate SW786 unplaced genomic scaffold, ValleyOak3.0 Primary Assembly Scq3eQI_2004, whole genome shotgun sequence includes the following:
- the LOC115973117 gene encoding DExH-box ATP-dependent RNA helicase DExH11-like codes for the protein MYGTDLTSSSEKSEIRVFCDKAFSRLKGSDRNLPQIVRVQSLLHRGIGVHHAGLLPIVKEVVEMLFCRGVIKVLFSTETFAMGVNAPARTVVFDTLRKFDGKEFRQLLPGEYTQMAGRAGRRGLDSIGTVVVMCRDEILEESDLKHVMVGSPTRLESQFRLTYIMILHLLRVEELKVEDMLKRSFAEFHAQKKLPEQQQLLMRKLAQPTKTIECIKGEPAIEEYYEMYADAEKYDSAISEKVMQLPAAQQCLTPGRVVVVKSTSAQDHLLGVVVKAISASNKQYIVLVLKPNLPVTAQSPLASINSQDKRNADFPGGYYMAPKAKRALEEDYCSSVTSRKGSGVINIKLPHCGAAAGVSYEVRGIDVTGFLCICNCKIRIDQVRLLEDGSSVAYSKTVQQLLELKSDGNKYPPALDPKKDLKLKDVNLVEAYNKWTDLLEKMSKNKCHGCIKLEEHIKLAKEIKRHKEEVNALKFEMSDEALQQMPDFQGRIDVLKDIGCIDADLVVQIKGRVACEMNSGEELICTECLFENQLDDLEPEEAVALMSAFVFQQKNTSEPSLTRKLSQAKKRLYDTAIRLGELQAQFNVQINPEEYARDNLKFGLVEVVYEWAKGTPFADICELTDVPEGLIVRTIVRLDETCREFKNAAAIMGNSALYKKMEIASNAIKRDIVFAASLYITGV